A region from the Triticum aestivum cultivar Chinese Spring chromosome 3D, IWGSC CS RefSeq v2.1, whole genome shotgun sequence genome encodes:
- the LOC123075051 gene encoding uncharacterized protein — protein sequence MNEGFHTSFMAWSKDPSCAKETPVFLFAETLRLSGSDYSEENITLCCTVEPSPSEAGRCHECLTGNFQIDHPDDSENFSGWQYYTLDGTVKDLDCPSTSDADYRCFDPVRDIGFVEYLDQDFTHYRQNIDLAINGYCSAIM from the exons ATGAACGAAGGTTTCCATACCAGTTTCATGGCGTGGTCAAAGGATCCTTCTTGTGCTAAAGAAACGCCTGTGTTTTTATTTGCTGAAACACTTCGTCTGTCTGGCTCCGACTATTCTGAAGAGAACATCACCTTGTGCTGTACAGTAGAGCCATCACCCAGTGAAGCTG GTAGATGCCATGAATGTCTTACCGGAAACTTCCAAATTGACCACCCGGATGATTCTGAGAACTTCTCTGGTTGGCAGTACTACACCTTGGATGGAACAGTCAAAGACCTGGATTGCCCCAGTACAAGTGATGCCGACTACAGGTGCTTCGACCCTGTCAGAGATATTGGTTTCGTGGAGTACCTGGATCAAGATTTTACCCATTACAGACAAAACATCGATTTAGCTATCAATGGCTACTGCAGTGCAATTATGTGA